A window of the Salegentibacter mishustinae genome harbors these coding sequences:
- a CDS encoding glycosyl transferase family 90, whose protein sequence is MNLKFLFASGKNAKLPYYIRNYAKVILPKYVFQSRLSKKLESIKSRPDANYITSRVEYYNKLHTAQELPESSQRFGELKKSKKVKSVYFLDAYRVISWFKGSFKWNYVPGDVTYIPEIPSIVKSRPISGDNSNSVLLKLDEVRHFIFIRDRLKFNEKLDRIIFRGKVDNKPHRIAFMEKYFHHPMCDLGNITKKKTLPPEWTVEKCTLYHHLQYKFVLALEGNDVASNLKWIMSSNSIAVMPTPKFETWFMEGKLIANHHYIQIKDDYSDLEERLNYYIENQEEANQIIRNANKYVSQFFDKEREHLIGLAVMNKYLEKTDQK, encoded by the coding sequence ATGAATCTAAAATTTCTATTCGCTTCCGGGAAAAATGCAAAATTGCCCTATTATATTAGGAATTATGCTAAGGTAATCCTTCCTAAATATGTTTTTCAAAGTCGCTTATCAAAGAAATTAGAATCAATCAAATCCCGGCCTGATGCCAATTATATAACTTCAAGAGTTGAGTATTATAATAAACTTCATACGGCTCAAGAACTCCCGGAATCTTCCCAAAGGTTTGGCGAATTAAAGAAAAGTAAAAAAGTAAAATCGGTTTATTTCCTCGATGCCTATCGTGTTATTTCCTGGTTTAAGGGAAGTTTTAAATGGAATTACGTACCAGGCGATGTAACGTATATACCAGAAATTCCATCTATAGTAAAAAGCAGGCCAATTTCTGGAGATAACAGCAATTCAGTTTTATTGAAATTGGACGAGGTGAGGCATTTTATCTTTATCAGAGATCGGTTGAAATTCAATGAGAAATTAGATAGAATTATTTTCCGTGGAAAAGTTGATAATAAACCCCATCGTATCGCTTTTATGGAAAAATACTTTCATCATCCTATGTGCGATTTGGGGAATATTACCAAAAAAAAAACATTGCCGCCAGAATGGACTGTGGAGAAATGCACGCTATATCACCATCTTCAATATAAATTTGTTTTAGCGCTGGAAGGCAATGATGTGGCTAGCAATTTGAAATGGATTATGTCTTCTAATTCTATAGCGGTGATGCCAACACCAAAGTTCGAAACCTGGTTTATGGAGGGGAAGCTTATTGCAAATCATCATTATATCCAGATAAAAGACGATTACTCAGACCTGGAAGAACGGCTCAATTATTATATTGAAAACCAGGAAGAGGCAAATCAAATTATTAGAAATGCGAACAAATATGTTTCTCAATTCTTTGATAAAGAACGTGAACATTTAATTGGGTTGGCTGTAATGAATAAATATTTGGAAAAAACAGACCAGAAGTAG
- a CDS encoding lipopolysaccharide kinase InaA family protein, whose amino-acid sequence MKIFISKYHKLSKKNIEEILLNFNSIGQSFFAGKKHRRNHIKVVEKEGMKFNIKSFKQPNYINRYVYVLFRESKAERSFKFAEKLIKKGIGTPKPIAFAEETSKGALTKSFYISEHLDYDLTFRDLDLSIPGHEDILRAFTRFTFKLHENNIEFLDHSPGNTLIQLNNGDYQFYLVDLNRMNFKPLNFPERMKNFARLTPDREKVEIMAEEYAELIEKSEAEVFKKMWYFVNAFFINRGKKRKLKQKFKSLIGKK is encoded by the coding sequence ATGAAGATATTCATTTCAAAATATCATAAGTTATCTAAAAAGAATATTGAAGAAATTCTGTTGAATTTCAATTCGATTGGCCAATCTTTTTTTGCCGGAAAAAAGCACCGAAGGAATCACATTAAGGTGGTTGAAAAAGAGGGGATGAAATTCAATATTAAATCTTTTAAACAGCCTAATTACATCAACAGATATGTCTATGTGCTTTTTAGAGAATCTAAAGCTGAGCGTTCGTTTAAATTTGCAGAAAAACTGATTAAGAAAGGGATAGGAACACCTAAACCTATTGCTTTTGCTGAAGAGACCAGTAAAGGTGCTCTTACTAAAAGTTTCTATATAAGCGAGCATTTAGATTATGATCTTACCTTCAGAGATCTGGATTTATCGATACCTGGACACGAGGATATTTTGCGCGCTTTTACCCGGTTTACTTTCAAGCTGCACGAAAATAATATAGAATTTTTAGACCATAGTCCCGGTAATACTTTGATTCAGCTTAATAACGGCGATTATCAATTCTACCTGGTAGATTTAAACAGGATGAATTTTAAACCGCTTAATTTTCCCGAGCGGATGAAGAATTTTGCCCGGTTAACTCCAGATAGGGAAAAGGTTGAAATTATGGCGGAGGAATACGCAGAACTTATTGAAAAGAGTGAAGCTGAAGTGTTTAAAAAAATGTGGTATTTTGTTAATGCCTTTTTTATTAATCGCGGTAAGAAGAGAAAGCTGAAACAGAAATTTAAAAGCCTTATAGGAAAAAAATGA
- a CDS encoding glycosyltransferase family 4 protein, giving the protein MKILHLSAVKNWGGGENQIELLCEEFKSDFPEVENLILCVKNGLFHKKLKHTDLNFQTSALSFNFDLRYSLKVVKICKEKRIDLIHIHDPKALSLVVLADEFYNLPLMVFSKKTSFPIKNREQTIYKYNYPKLKRILCVSKKTREIAAEIIKDQNRLKTIYHGISIKKQRQLSAKFKLRKELTLPDDVIIVGNIGNHIPAKDLTVFIETAENILRQQKGLKFHFVQVGQFTPETSTFLKLLKTKNLESHISFLGFKENASVIIPQLDFLMLTSISEGVPNVIYEAFYHKTPVISTNVGGIPEIVTHMENGLLADAKDAEELAELLLFLQENKVLISRFTENGHKKLVENFTTKQMAQQTLQEYKNVLNGRY; this is encoded by the coding sequence ATGAAAATCCTTCATTTATCGGCAGTAAAAAATTGGGGAGGCGGCGAAAACCAAATCGAATTGCTGTGTGAAGAATTTAAAAGTGATTTTCCCGAAGTCGAAAATCTTATCCTTTGTGTCAAAAATGGCCTATTTCATAAAAAATTAAAACACACCGACTTAAATTTCCAAACATCAGCACTTAGCTTTAATTTTGATCTTCGGTATAGTTTGAAAGTCGTAAAAATTTGCAAAGAAAAACGTATAGATCTTATTCATATTCACGATCCAAAAGCGCTATCGCTAGTGGTTTTAGCAGATGAGTTTTATAATTTACCACTAATGGTTTTTAGCAAAAAAACCTCTTTTCCTATTAAAAATAGAGAGCAAACAATTTATAAGTACAACTATCCAAAACTTAAACGTATTCTTTGTGTTTCGAAGAAAACCCGTGAAATAGCTGCGGAAATAATTAAAGATCAGAATCGCTTAAAAACGATTTATCACGGAATTTCAATTAAGAAGCAAAGACAGCTTTCGGCTAAATTTAAACTGCGAAAAGAACTTACACTGCCCGATGATGTTATAATTGTGGGTAATATTGGAAATCATATTCCCGCTAAAGATCTCACTGTTTTTATTGAAACTGCTGAGAATATCCTTAGGCAGCAGAAAGGCTTAAAATTTCATTTTGTTCAAGTTGGGCAATTCACTCCAGAAACCTCAACCTTTCTTAAACTCTTAAAAACAAAAAATTTAGAATCACATATTAGTTTTTTGGGCTTCAAAGAAAATGCATCAGTAATAATTCCTCAATTAGATTTTTTGATGCTTACCTCAATTTCTGAAGGGGTTCCTAACGTGATCTATGAAGCTTTCTATCATAAAACTCCGGTTATCTCCACAAATGTGGGCGGAATTCCCGAAATTGTGACCCACATGGAAAATGGTCTTTTAGCCGATGCTAAAGACGCTGAAGAATTAGCCGAACTCTTGCTATTTTTACAGGAAAACAAAGTGCTGATTTCTCGATTTACTGAAAATGGCCATAAAAAACTGGTAGAAAATTTTACCACAAAACAAATGGCCCAACAAACACTACAAGAATACAAAAATGTCCTTAATGGAAGATATTAA
- a CDS encoding L-threonylcarbamoyladenylate synthase → MEDIKTEMQNALATLKRGGLILYPTDTVWGIGCDATNAEAVEKVYKLKKRHESQALICLVSDYKMLNQFVEDVPEVAYDILKFAKKPTTIIYDDPIRVAENLIADDNSLAIRVSKDKFSNDLAKRFRKPIVSTSANISGEKTPGSFAEISPEILEGVDYVVNLQKNKKSAKPSAIIKLSNDGKVKVIRK, encoded by the coding sequence ATGGAAGATATTAAAACCGAAATGCAAAACGCCCTGGCAACCTTAAAACGGGGCGGACTTATACTCTACCCTACCGATACGGTTTGGGGAATTGGCTGCGATGCCACCAATGCTGAAGCTGTAGAAAAGGTATATAAACTTAAAAAACGTCACGAAAGTCAGGCGCTTATTTGCCTGGTTTCAGACTATAAAATGCTGAATCAATTTGTTGAAGATGTACCGGAAGTAGCTTACGATATTCTCAAATTTGCGAAAAAGCCTACTACGATTATTTACGACGATCCAATTCGCGTAGCTGAAAATTTAATCGCCGATGATAATTCTTTGGCAATTAGAGTTTCTAAAGATAAATTCAGCAATGATTTGGCAAAACGGTTTCGGAAACCAATCGTTTCTACCTCGGCAAACATTAGTGGTGAAAAAACACCCGGATCCTTCGCTGAAATTAGCCCCGAAATTTTAGAAGGTGTCGACTATGTAGTAAATTTGCAAAAAAATAAAAAATCGGCTAAACCCTCCGCCATCATCAAATTAAGTAACGATGGTAAGGTAAAAGTGATTAGAAAATAA
- a CDS encoding CCA tRNA nucleotidyltransferase yields the protein MKNYKGALSHNIFRVITQASEEIKLESYVIGGFVRDHILQRGEPKDIDIVAIGSGIELAKKVAEILPHKPKVQVFKNYGTAMLRAYDMEIEFVGARKESYQKDSRKPIVEDGSLEDDQNRRDFTINALALGLNEDNFGNLLDPFDGIEDLNSKIIKTPLDPDITYSDDPLRMLRAIRFATQLNFKIEKESLDAISRNKKRIKIISKERITDELHKIMLAEKPSKGFSLLHKTGLLHIIMPELTALEGIDEIEGQKHKDNFWHTLEVVDNIAENTDDLWLRWAALLHDIGKAPTKKFHKKIGWTFHGHEFVGAKMVFKLFKRLRLPLNDKMKYVQKLVLMSSRPIAIVDNDVTDSAVRRLIFDAGEDIEDLMTLCEADITTKNPNRFKKYHNNFKVVRTKMKEVEERDHVRNFQPPVTGEEIMETFNIRPSREIGIIKDTIKEAILEGEIPNEHEAARNLMLKKGRELGLSVSS from the coding sequence GTGAAGAATTATAAAGGCGCTTTATCCCACAATATATTCAGAGTCATCACCCAGGCCTCGGAAGAAATAAAACTTGAAAGCTATGTTATTGGAGGCTTTGTTCGCGATCACATTTTACAGCGAGGAGAACCTAAAGATATTGACATTGTAGCAATAGGCAGCGGCATTGAACTTGCAAAAAAAGTTGCCGAAATACTTCCGCATAAACCCAAAGTTCAGGTTTTCAAAAACTATGGCACGGCGATGCTGCGTGCTTACGATATGGAAATCGAGTTTGTTGGTGCGCGTAAAGAAAGCTATCAAAAAGACAGTCGCAAACCCATTGTGGAAGACGGAAGTCTGGAGGACGACCAAAATCGTCGGGATTTCACCATAAATGCGCTGGCGCTTGGTTTGAATGAAGATAACTTTGGAAATCTTTTAGATCCCTTTGATGGAATCGAAGATCTAAATTCGAAGATCATCAAAACCCCGCTAGATCCCGATATTACTTATTCTGATGATCCTTTGCGAATGCTTCGGGCTATTCGGTTTGCAACGCAGCTAAATTTTAAGATCGAGAAAGAATCTTTAGATGCAATTAGCAGGAACAAGAAACGTATCAAGATAATTTCAAAAGAAAGAATTACCGATGAACTGCATAAAATAATGCTAGCCGAAAAACCTTCGAAAGGCTTTTCGCTATTACATAAAACCGGGTTACTCCATATCATTATGCCCGAGTTGACCGCTCTGGAAGGCATCGACGAAATTGAAGGCCAGAAGCACAAAGATAATTTTTGGCATACGCTGGAAGTGGTAGATAATATCGCAGAAAACACCGATGATCTTTGGCTCCGCTGGGCAGCTTTATTGCACGATATTGGAAAAGCCCCTACTAAAAAATTTCATAAGAAAATTGGGTGGACTTTTCACGGGCACGAATTTGTAGGCGCAAAAATGGTCTTCAAACTATTTAAACGGCTACGTCTTCCGCTAAATGACAAGATGAAATATGTGCAGAAATTGGTTTTAATGAGTTCACGACCAATCGCTATTGTGGACAACGATGTAACCGATTCTGCCGTACGCCGCCTTATTTTTGACGCAGGTGAAGATATTGAAGATTTGATGACGCTTTGTGAGGCCGATATCACTACTAAAAATCCAAATCGATTTAAGAAATACCACAATAATTTCAAAGTGGTTCGCACCAAAATGAAAGAGGTGGAAGAGCGTGACCACGTTCGTAATTTTCAACCTCCGGTTACCGGTGAAGAAATTATGGAAACTTTCAATATTAGACCATCCCGTGAAATCGGTATTATAAAAGACACGATTAAAGAAGCAATTCTAGAAGGGGAAATTCCAAACGAACACGAAGCCGCGAGAAATTTAATGCTTAAAAAAGGAAGAGAATTGGGATTATCAGTGAGTAGTTAA
- a CDS encoding COX15/CtaA family protein, protein MYRKSVKISLILVYLVIVAGAVVRMTGSGMGCPDWPKCFGYYIPPTEVSELEFQANREYEKGQVIIVDETLKVAVSNFTSAENYYEENWETYTKHDYAIFNPTHTWVEYINRLAGALAGFAVLIMAVLSFKKWKKRKRITLLSWLSVFLMGFQAWLGATVVYSVLSPVRITIHMVMALVIVAILLYLLFISEEKKLAHEPNKTFRNLMVLAVVLTLIQVIFGTQVRQFVDEQVKIFGYNAKDMWLENPNLTFYIHRSFSILVLLVNLVLWWKNRKLQLKFGKINWVLLFIFLEILTGIAMYNFEFPFTSQPLHLVIAAVLFGFQFYLLLESFAAGRKLKTS, encoded by the coding sequence ATGTATAGAAAATCGGTTAAAATTTCCCTGATCCTGGTTTACCTGGTTATTGTTGCCGGTGCAGTGGTAAGAATGACGGGTTCTGGGATGGGTTGCCCTGACTGGCCAAAATGTTTTGGTTATTATATTCCTCCAACCGAAGTTTCAGAACTGGAGTTTCAGGCTAATCGCGAATATGAAAAAGGACAGGTAATAATTGTAGACGAGACTTTAAAAGTAGCAGTAAGCAACTTTACTTCCGCAGAAAACTATTATGAAGAAAATTGGGAAACCTACACAAAACACGACTATGCTATTTTTAATCCAACGCATACCTGGGTTGAATACATAAATAGGCTTGCCGGGGCTTTAGCGGGTTTTGCCGTACTTATTATGGCTGTACTTTCCTTTAAAAAATGGAAAAAAAGAAAACGAATCACTTTGCTTTCCTGGCTTAGCGTTTTTCTTATGGGCTTCCAGGCCTGGCTTGGCGCGACCGTAGTTTATTCGGTTTTATCGCCGGTTAGAATTACCATTCATATGGTGATGGCACTGGTAATTGTAGCTATCTTACTTTACTTGCTATTTATTTCAGAAGAAAAAAAACTAGCTCACGAGCCAAATAAAACTTTTAGAAATTTAATGGTTTTGGCCGTAGTGCTTACCCTAATACAGGTGATTTTTGGAACGCAAGTTAGACAGTTTGTAGATGAACAGGTTAAAATATTTGGTTATAACGCTAAAGATATGTGGCTGGAAAACCCCAATCTCACCTTCTATATTCATCGTAGTTTTTCTATCCTTGTTTTACTTGTAAACCTTGTACTCTGGTGGAAAAACCGAAAACTTCAACTAAAATTTGGTAAAATAAACTGGGTTTTATTGTTCATTTTCCTGGAGATTTTAACCGGCATTGCCATGTATAATTTCGAATTTCCGTTCACATCGCAACCGCTACATTTGGTGATTGCCGCGGTATTGTTCGGATTTCAATTTTATTTATTATTGGAAAGCTTTGCCGCCGGCAGAAAGTTGAAAACTTCGTAA
- a CDS encoding IS1096 element passenger TnpR family protein, with amino-acid sequence MVYRFRVILDAEEDVFRDIEILQENTLEDLHNTILQSFGFDGTEMASFYLSDEKWEQGEEFSQFDMGGEVRLMNETSLESILDEDNRNIIYVYDFLKMWTFLIELAQVGEIEDGRDYPNLMFVHGQIPDEAPDKDFVGEDDGDAGSGDIFDQGFNTNDYDDLSFDENWN; translated from the coding sequence ATGGTTTACCGATTTAGAGTAATTCTTGATGCAGAGGAAGATGTGTTTAGAGATATAGAAATACTGCAGGAAAACACGCTGGAAGATCTTCATAATACCATTTTACAGTCTTTTGGGTTTGATGGTACAGAGATGGCTTCGTTCTATTTAAGTGACGAAAAATGGGAACAGGGCGAAGAGTTTTCCCAATTTGATATGGGTGGTGAAGTTCGACTAATGAATGAAACCAGCCTGGAATCTATCTTGGATGAAGATAATAGAAATATTATCTATGTTTACGATTTCCTAAAGATGTGGACTTTTCTAATAGAATTGGCCCAGGTTGGCGAAATTGAAGATGGCAGAGATTACCCAAACCTTATGTTTGTTCACGGGCAAATTCCCGATGAAGCACCAGATAAAGATTTTGTAGGAGAAGATGATGGCGATGCAGGTTCCGGTGATATTTTTGACCAGGGCTTCAACACCAATGATTACGACGACCTTTCATTTGATGAAAACTGGAATTGA
- a CDS encoding nucleoid-associated protein produces MINLFNAQIESLSIHRVGNKSRNENIFLSAAPYQLNDEITPLIKEYFLKSFREKEENYFNFSHDTDIEFNELYNLANAIFDNPENIHEASKKITTLLFEQSSHPHIKSGEVYVVYFENLQIDNEKVSGIGIFKSELKHDFLQFQENGSILEMIVQQGINLNKLDKGALIFNKNRAEGYKILSVDSNKYDTKYWLENFLGVDVMRDENYNTKSYLNFCKNFAKDVVLPAEDKKEEVMFMNRSMDYFAKNDDFEESNFLNSVIDNPDLVPEFQHYKTEKAPKYKIEDLTNFPIANKAVTDARKKIKSVINLDTNIQIKMDFVNAESADKFVEKGWDEEKQMYYYLVYFNKEEKS; encoded by the coding sequence ATGATCAACCTTTTTAATGCGCAAATTGAATCCCTTTCTATTCACAGAGTGGGCAATAAAAGCCGAAATGAGAACATTTTTCTCTCTGCGGCTCCTTATCAATTAAATGATGAAATCACTCCTTTAATCAAGGAATATTTTCTTAAATCATTTAGAGAAAAAGAAGAAAATTACTTTAATTTCTCTCACGATACCGATATTGAATTCAACGAATTATACAATTTAGCCAATGCTATTTTTGATAATCCTGAAAATATTCATGAAGCTTCAAAAAAGATCACCACTTTATTATTTGAGCAGTCTTCCCATCCACACATCAAGAGCGGAGAAGTATATGTAGTATATTTTGAAAACCTACAGATTGATAATGAAAAGGTTTCAGGAATTGGCATTTTTAAATCTGAATTAAAGCACGACTTCCTGCAATTTCAAGAAAACGGCAGTATTTTGGAGATGATTGTTCAGCAGGGAATAAATTTGAATAAACTGGATAAAGGCGCGTTAATTTTCAATAAAAACCGTGCTGAAGGATATAAGATCCTCTCGGTAGATTCTAATAAATACGATACTAAATACTGGCTGGAAAACTTTTTAGGGGTCGATGTAATGCGTGATGAAAATTACAACACTAAAAGTTACCTAAACTTCTGTAAGAATTTTGCTAAAGACGTGGTTTTGCCTGCGGAAGACAAAAAAGAAGAAGTGATGTTTATGAACCGAAGTATGGATTACTTCGCCAAGAATGACGACTTTGAAGAAAGTAATTTCCTGAATTCAGTAATAGACAATCCTGATTTGGTACCCGAATTTCAGCATTATAAAACTGAAAAAGCGCCTAAATATAAGATTGAAGACCTCACCAATTTCCCAATCGCCAACAAAGCGGTGACCGATGCTCGTAAGAAAATTAAAAGCGTTATCAATCTTGATACGAACATTCAGATTAAAATGGATTTTGTAAATGCTGAATCGGCCGATAAGTTTGTGGAAAAAGGCTGGGACGAAGAAAAACAGATGTATTATTACCTGGTTTACTTTAATAAAGAAGAAAAGAGTTAA
- a CDS encoding ABC transporter ATP-binding protein translates to METILSLKDLTKKYGALTAVDSLSFTIEKGNVYGILGPNGSGKSTTLGMVLNVVNKTSGEFAWFGGNTETHEALKKVGAIIEHPNFYPYMTAVQNLALVCKIKDVSRDKIEEKLEIVNLLDRKDSKFKTFSLGMKQRLAIASALLNDPEILILDEPTNGLDPQGIHQIREIIRKIAAGGTTILLASHLLDEVEKVCSHVVIIRNGKKLYSGPVDAINASHGFFELQAKNMQLLQDLLIAHPGIENVTEKENVVTAILKEPMEAEAINEYLFEKGLSLSYLVKRKESLEEQFLELTNETPAA, encoded by the coding sequence TTGGAAACAATTCTAAGTCTCAAAGACCTTACTAAAAAATATGGCGCGCTAACCGCGGTAGACAGCTTGTCTTTCACCATAGAAAAAGGCAACGTATATGGTATTTTAGGCCCTAACGGAAGTGGAAAATCTACTACCCTTGGGATGGTACTTAATGTAGTAAATAAAACCTCAGGGGAATTCGCCTGGTTTGGTGGTAATACTGAAACACACGAAGCTTTAAAAAAAGTAGGTGCCATAATTGAGCATCCTAACTTTTACCCTTATATGACAGCGGTGCAAAACCTGGCTTTGGTTTGTAAAATTAAAGACGTTTCTCGTGATAAAATTGAAGAAAAGCTGGAAATCGTAAACTTACTGGATAGAAAAGACAGTAAGTTTAAAACCTTTTCTCTGGGTATGAAACAGCGTCTTGCCATAGCTTCTGCCCTACTCAATGATCCGGAAATTTTAATTTTAGATGAACCCACAAATGGATTAGACCCACAGGGGATTCACCAAATTCGAGAGATAATCAGGAAGATCGCCGCCGGAGGAACTACCATTTTGCTCGCTTCGCATTTACTGGATGAAGTAGAGAAAGTTTGTTCTCACGTGGTGATTATAAGAAACGGCAAGAAGCTTTATAGCGGCCCTGTTGATGCTATAAATGCCAGCCATGGTTTCTTTGAACTACAGGCCAAAAATATGCAGTTATTGCAAGACTTACTTATTGCGCATCCGGGAATAGAAAATGTTACAGAAAAGGAAAATGTGGTTACGGCCATTCTTAAAGAGCCTATGGAGGCTGAAGCTATTAACGAATATTTATTTGAAAAGGGACTTTCACTTTCTTACCTGGTAAAGCGAAAAGAAAGCCTGGAAGAACAATTCCTTGAATTAACCAATGAAACTCCCGCTGCATAA
- a CDS encoding ABC transporter permease → MLRLLEIEYHKLRYSRSAKILVLTYFILITFIALIASIEFNLGAINFRVADQGIFNFPYIWHFNSYIAALLKLFLAIVIVSMMSNEYTNRTLKQNLIDGLSKKEFIASKFLTVTVFSLISTIFLFVVSLILGLSFSDFTEVSIIFSDMEYMIAYFVKLTGFFAFCMFLGILVKRSAFALGFLFIWWILESIVYGVLKWKIFRDSEVADNIARFFPLESMSNLIKEPFSRLSAVQTAATQIGSEIEKDYGIHWYQLIIVIIWTAIFVFLSYKLLKNRDL, encoded by the coding sequence ATGTTACGACTTTTAGAGATAGAATATCATAAATTACGCTATAGCCGTTCGGCAAAAATACTGGTTCTCACCTATTTTATTTTAATAACATTTATTGCTTTAATAGCATCTATCGAATTTAATTTAGGCGCCATTAACTTTCGCGTAGCCGATCAGGGAATTTTTAATTTTCCATATATCTGGCATTTTAATTCTTATATAGCCGCCTTGCTAAAATTATTCCTGGCTATCGTTATTGTTTCCATGATGTCTAACGAATATACCAACAGGACACTAAAACAGAATTTAATAGACGGCCTAAGCAAGAAAGAATTCATCGCTTCTAAGTTCTTAACCGTAACGGTATTTTCATTGATCTCTACCATCTTTCTGTTTGTGGTTTCGCTTATCTTAGGACTTTCATTTTCAGATTTTACCGAGGTTTCTATCATCTTTTCAGATATGGAATATATGATCGCCTATTTCGTAAAACTCACCGGTTTCTTCGCTTTCTGTATGTTTTTAGGAATTCTTGTAAAACGTTCGGCTTTTGCCCTGGGTTTTCTGTTTATCTGGTGGATCTTAGAAAGTATTGTTTACGGGGTTTTAAAATGGAAAATCTTTAGAGATTCTGAAGTCGCTGATAACATTGCAAGATTTTTTCCGCTGGAATCTATGAGCAATTTAATTAAAGAACCCTTCTCGAGACTATCGGCGGTACAAACCGCAGCGACTCAAATAGGTTCAGAAATTGAGAAAGACTATGGAATTCATTGGTATCAATTAATAATTGTGATAATCTGGACTGCTATTTTTGTATTTTTATCCTACAAGCTCTTAAAAAATAGGGATTTATAG